GAATACGACCACAAGCCCTTGACGATATTCCTACCATGTTTGCAAGCTCTTTGTAGCTTATTGTCTTACCATAAGGGATACGATTAAGTTCCTCTATTACTTTAATTTGAGTCAAAGTTAGGTTGGAAATATCAATTGGGTAATTGAGGACTATTTTCTTGCCTCGTAAGTAATTAAGAATGCCATTTTTGACTTCCTTTAAAAATACCGAACCAGATACACCTGCTAACTTACCAAACTTCACTCTTGAAAGTCCTTTTGGGCTTGCTTCCAGTGTCAAATATCCAAATGGTGTATTAAATGAGAGGTTAGACTTCAAGATGCAAAAAGTTGTAGATTTGTTTTGCATAAGTCTTACCTATTCCTGGGACATTTTGTAGCTCCTTAAGTGAGGCTCGCTTTATCTGCTCAAAGGTTGAAAAGTGTTTGAGAAGAGCTTGCCTTCTCTTACCACCTATTCCTGGAATCTCGTTAAGTAGTGAACTTGGTTTATCGCGTAGCTTTTTGTGATACGAGATTGCAAACCTATGGGCTTCATCCCTTACACGCTGAAGTATCCTTAAAGCAAGCGAATCTTTTGGTAAAGAGATAACTTTGCCATCTGGTGTGTATAACTCTTCGAACCTCTTTGCAAGACCAAAAACTGGCACAGAAGGAATTTGCTCATGTGCAGCTCTCACCTGTCCTAATCCACCATCTATAAGTATAAGGTCGGGAAGCCCACCTCTCTTTACTCTACGGGTTACAATTTCCTTTATCATACTAACATCATCTATCCCTTCCACTGTCTTGATTTTAAACCTCCTGTAGCCTGATTTTTGAGCCCTTCCATCAACAAATGATACACATGAGCCAACCGCATATTTGCCACCTATATTTGAGACATCAAATGCTTCAATCCGTTTTGGTAGTTTTTCTAATTTCAAGACTGTCTGTAGTTGGTCAAGTGCTTTAGGTGCTTTTTCTACCTTCTCAGCTTCAAACCAGAATGCGGCATTTTTTTCAGCAAGTCTTATAAGCTCAAGCTTCTCGCCACCCTTGGGGAGTAAAATCTTTCGCTTGAGCCAGCTCTCTATTACTTCCTTTTCATCAATAGCTGGGACCACTATTTCTTGAGGGATGAAGAATGCATTTTTGTAATATTGCAAAATAAAGGCGCGAATTATTTCACCTAGGGTTGTATTTGGCTGAATCTGAAGAATATAGTGTTCACTTCCCAGTACCCTACCCTCTCTCACAAGAATAAGTCCAATACAAGCCTTAGCTCTTCTACTTTGAAGTCCAAATACATCAAGGTCAACCGGTTTATCAAAAACTACCCTTTGCTTTTTCACTATGGATTGGACACTTATTAGTCTGTCTCTAACTCTTGCTGCCTCCTCAAATTCCAATTGTGACGCCAGTTTATTCATTTTAGAGCTCAAATTTTGCTCAACTATTTTTGATTTACCGGATAGAAAATCTATAAGCTCTTGGACAATACTTTGGTATTCTTCCTTACTTATTTTGCCTTCACAAGGTGCATAGCATCTCCCTATATGGTAAGCAAGACAAACCCTTGCAGGAAGTCTTCCCTTACATGTTCTTATAGGAAATATCTCAGTTGCCGACTTTAGAGCACGCTTCATTGTCTTCACACTTGTATATGGACCAAAATAAATTGAACTCCTGTCTCTTAAGTCCCTTGTTGGAAAGACTCGCGGAAAATCTTCCTGTACAGTTACCTTTATGTAAGGATACTTCTTATCATCTTTGAGTCTAATATTGTAGCGAGGTAAATGTAGCTTTATCAAGTTAGCCTCTAAAATTAAAGCCTCTACTTCTGAGTTTGTAACAATATAATCTATATCATTAATT
The bacterium genome window above contains:
- a CDS encoding MGMT family protein, whose product is MQNKSTTFCILKSNLSFNTPFGYLTLEASPKGLSRVKFGKLAGVSGSVFLKEVKNGILNYLRGKKIVLNYPIDISNLTLTQIKVIEELNRIPYGKTISYKELANMVGISSRACGRILASNPFPIIIPCHRVIHANGNLGGYGGGLIWKERLLQLEKNHIE
- the uvrC gene encoding excinuclease ABC subunit UvrC; the encoded protein is MIKIAKIPNKPGVYLIKDENGKVIYVGKAKSLRERVRAYFANTSSPKTQVIASKINDIDYIVTNSEVEALILEANLIKLHLPRYNIRLKDDKKYPYIKVTVQEDFPRVFPTRDLRDRSSIYFGPYTSVKTMKRALKSATEIFPIRTCKGRLPARVCLAYHIGRCYAPCEGKISKEEYQSIVQELIDFLSGKSKIVEQNLSSKMNKLASQLEFEEAARVRDRLISVQSIVKKQRVVFDKPVDLDVFGLQSRRAKACIGLILVREGRVLGSEHYILQIQPNTTLGEIIRAFILQYYKNAFFIPQEIVVPAIDEKEVIESWLKRKILLPKGGEKLELIRLAEKNAAFWFEAEKVEKAPKALDQLQTVLKLEKLPKRIEAFDVSNIGGKYAVGSCVSFVDGRAQKSGYRRFKIKTVEGIDDVSMIKEIVTRRVKRGGLPDLILIDGGLGQVRAAHEQIPSVPVFGLAKRFEELYTPDGKVISLPKDSLALRILQRVRDEAHRFAISYHKKLRDKPSSLLNEIPGIGGKRRQALLKHFSTFEQIKRASLKELQNVPGIGKTYAKQIYNFLHLEV